Proteins from a single region of Lysinibacillus sp. JNUCC-52:
- a CDS encoding Crp/Fnr family transcriptional regulator has translation MVLMDNIQEKMHALFQNNGVFIKVNKDSKIFLEGERAKEIYYIKTGAISISQETESGKELTIRICGPDSIIGEGSLFCNLTYFSMTAKVLETSTLYVLSRKSLEHLLVEQPHLMVEYMKWLQTENLKYQSRLRDLVLNGKKGALFSTLIRLSNTYGKPLENESIFIDFPLTNSEIANLCATSREMINRMLNDLKKHHILSFEKGYITILDLQYLKNEIACENCPLQICRID, from the coding sequence ATGGTACTAATGGATAATATCCAAGAGAAAATGCATGCACTTTTTCAAAACAATGGTGTTTTTATTAAAGTGAATAAAGATAGTAAAATTTTCTTAGAAGGGGAACGAGCTAAAGAGATTTATTATATTAAAACAGGTGCTATTTCGATTAGCCAGGAAACCGAGAGTGGCAAGGAATTAACAATTCGAATTTGCGGTCCTGATAGTATAATTGGTGAAGGCTCATTATTTTGTAACCTTACTTATTTTTCGATGACAGCTAAAGTTTTAGAAACTTCAACGTTGTATGTTTTAAGTCGTAAATCATTAGAGCATCTATTAGTGGAGCAGCCACATTTAATGGTAGAGTATATGAAATGGTTGCAAACAGAAAATTTAAAATATCAAAGCCGACTACGTGATTTAGTGTTAAATGGTAAAAAAGGTGCTTTATTTTCAACATTAATTCGCCTTTCAAATACTTATGGCAAGCCATTAGAAAATGAGTCCATTTTTATCGATTTTCCATTAACGAATTCAGAAATTGCGAATTTATGTGCTACAAGTAGAGAAATGATTAACCGTATGTTGAATGATCTAAAAAAGCATCACATTCTATCCTTCGAAAAAGGTTATATTACGATTCTTGATTTACAATATTTAAAAAATGAAATTGCCTGTGAAAATTGCCCATTACAAATTTGCCGTATAGACTGA